A window of the Dunckerocampus dactyliophorus isolate RoL2022-P2 chromosome 21, RoL_Ddac_1.1, whole genome shotgun sequence genome harbors these coding sequences:
- the map3k15 gene encoding mitogen-activated protein kinase kinase kinase 15: protein MEPGQSAQAADMAGEHSTGMCVQLERDRERAELSSPSPPAKQRSLRVVYVLNDGLKAVMASSPESGALQCLQRACDAESALLTTVTFGRLDFGETSVLDSFYDADIAVVDMSDVFRQPSLFYHLGVRESFDMANNVILYHDTDPDTAQSLKDMVAQKNTASSGNYYFIPYIVTPNHEYTCCESDAQRRASEYMQPSWDNLLGPLCVPLMDRFTSLLKDIHVTSCASFKDTLLNDIRKAREKYQGEELAKELSRIKLRIDNTEVLTQDIVMNLLFSYRDIQDYDAMVKLVQTLEMLPTCDLATQPMIQFHYAFALNRRNSPGDREQALRVMLQVLQSCEHPAPDMFCLCGRIYKDIFLDSDCKDTKNRDNAIQWYRKGFELQPTLYSGINLAVLLIVAGQQFESSMELRKIGVRLNSLLGRKGSLEKMNNYWDVGQFFTVSMLANDIPKATQAAEKLFKLKPPLWYLRSVVQNLQLIQRFKKQTVEHSPQRDRLNFWMDIIVEATQGTTNRLRFPVLILEPTKVYQPSYVSINNEAEEKNVSIWHVSPAETKGIHEWNFTAMSIKGISISKFDERCCFLYVHDNSDDFQIYFSTEEQCARFCSMVKEMISDGTGNSVELEGEGDGDTLEYEYDIDETGDRVVLGRGTYGVVYAGRDLSNQVRIAIKEIPERDSRYSQPLHEEIALHKYLKHRNIVQYLGSVSENGYIKIFMEQVPGGSLSALLRSKWGPLKEATIIFYTRQILEGLRYLHENQIVHRDIKGDNVLVNTYSGVLKISDFGTSKRLAGVNPCTETFTGTLQYMAPEIIDKGPRGYGAPADIWSLGCTIIEMATGKPPFHELGEPQAAMFKVGMFKIHPEIPESLSLEAKSFILRCFEPDPHKRAIAADLLRDTFVRHNTKGKKSKIAFKPSDYIHVSLPVQLQCEATGSSSSEHGSMSPDCDSKHDVFFQKKKSSGSENLLKPPNSNYLSVPDEGSVSEDRNVPPSPEDRDGGLFLLKKDSERRAILFKVLNEDQEKVISNLKENYIQGSEELQLSVEHIKQIICILRDFIHSPERRVMAATISKLKLDLDFDSTSINQIQLVLFGFQDSVNKVLRNHHIKPHWMFAMDNIIRRAVQAAITILIPELQTHFGPASECEGAEKEDEVDEEEAEFGPVLAPAPDEPADPVSSAVATLHSAHSHEHQRSHHQLGAQLGRLKQETNRLLEELLQKEKEYQQVLKATLQQRTHDMDLVRVRHRPPDISPPSIFHIPADHEPDKQLTDWLKEQGADPDTIDKFVLEEYTLMDILSDVTKDDLRCLRLRGGVLCRIWRAIQRHRERERLRGDERSDDDV from the exons ATGGAGCCGGGCCAGAGCGCGCAGGCAGCGGACATGGCAGGCGAGCACTCGACCGGTATGTGCGTGCAGCTGGAGAGGGACCGGGAGAGGGCCGAGCTGTCCAGCCCCAGTCCCCCGGCTAAGCAGCGCTCCCTGCGGGTTGTGTACGTACTGAACGACGGGCTGAAGGCGGTGATGGCCAGCAGTCCGGAGTCCGGGGCGCTGCAGTGCCTCCAGCGAGCGTGTGACGCCGAGAGTGCCCTGCTGACCACAGTCACCTTCGGGAGGCTCGACTTTGGGGAGACTTCCGTGTTGGACAGCTTCTACGACGCAG ACATTGCAGTCGTGGACATGAGCGATGTCTTCCGCCAGCCCTCCCTGTTCTACCACCTGGGTGTGAGGGAGAGCTTCGACATGGCCAACAACGTCATCTTGTACCACGACACCGACCCCGACACGGCCCAGTCCCTGAAG GACATGGTTGCTCAGAAAAACACA GCCTCTAGTGGCAACTACTACTTCATCCCCTACATCGTCACCCCCAACCACGAGTACACCTGCTGCGAGAGCGACGCGCAGCGAAGGGCCAGCGAGTACATGCAGCCCAGCTGGGACAACCTCCTGGGCCCCCTGTGCGTGCCCCTGATGGACCGCTTCACCAGCCTGCTGAAGGACATCCACGTCACGTCCTG TGCCTCCTTTAAGGACACCTTGCTGAACGACATCAGGAAGGCCAGGGAGAAGTATCAGGGCGAAGAGCTGGCCAAGGAGCTCTCCCGCATCAAGCTTCGCATCGACAACACCGAGGTCCTCACGCAGGACATCGTCATGAACCTGCTGTTCTCCTACAGAGACATCCAG GACTACGACGCCATGGTGAAACTGGTGCAGACCTTGGAGATGCTGCCTACGTGTGACCTGGCAACGCAGCCCATGATCCAGTTCCACTACGCCTTTGCACTAAACAG GAGGAACAGTCCCGGCGACAGGGAGCAAGCGCTACGGGTGATGCTGCAGGTCCTGCAGTCCTGCGAGCATCCCGCACCGGACATGTTCTGCCTCTGCGGACGGATCTACAAGGACATCTTCCTTGACTCAGACTGCAAGGACACCAAGAACAGGGACAATGCCATACAGTG GTACAGGAAGGGCTTTGAGCTGCAGCCTACGCTCTACTCTGGCATCAACCTGGCGGTGCTCCTCATAGTTGCTGGGCAACAGTTTGAGAGCTCCATGGAACTCAGGAAAATTG GTGTTCGGTTGAACAGTTTGCTGGGGCGCAAAGGTTCCCTGGAGAAGATGAACAACTACTGGGACGTGGGACAGTTCTTcactgttagcatgctggctAACGACATCCCCAAGGCTACTCAGGCTGCCGAGAAGCTCTTCAAGCTGAAGCCCCCTCTCTG GTACCTGCGCTCGGTGGTGCAGAACCTGCAGCTGATCCAGAGGTTCAAGAAGCAGACGGTGGAGCATTCCCCCCAGAGGGACCGACTCAACTTCTGGATGGACATCATCGTGGAGGCCACACAGGGGACCACCAACCGACTGCGCTTTCCT GTGCTGATTCTGGAGCCCACAAAGGTCTACCAACCGTCGTACGTGTCCATCAACAATGAGGCGGAAGAGAAGAACGTCTCCATCTGGCATGTTTCTCCTGCTGAAACG AAAGGCATCCACGAGTGGAACTTCACCGCTATGTCCATCAAAGGCATCAG TATCAGCAAATTTGACGAACGCTGCTGCTTCCTTTACGTCCACGACAACTCGGATGACTTCCAGATTTACTTCTCCACAGAGGAGCAGTGCGCACG GTTCTGCTCCATGGTGAAGGAGATGATATCAGACGGGACTGGGAACTCGGTGGAGCTGGAAGGCGAAGGCGACGGAGACACACTGGAG TACGAGTACGACATCGACGAGACGGGCGACCGGGTGGTGCTGGGACGAGGTACCTATGGAGTGGTGTACGCTGGGAGGGACCTCAGCAACCAGGTCCGAATTGCCATCAAGGAGATTCCGGAGAGGGACAGCAG GTACTCGCAGCCTCTTCACGAAGAGATCGCCCTGCACAAGTACCTCAAGCACAGGAACATCGTGCAGTATTTGGGCTCCGTTTCGGAAAACGGATATATTAAGATCTTCATGGAGCAAGTGCCTGGAG GAAGCTTGTCGGCCTTGCTGCGCTCCAAATGGGGGCCCCTGAAGGAGGCCACCATCATCTTCTACACCCGACAGATCCTGGAGGGGCTGCGATACCTGCACGAGAACCAGATCGTACACAGGGACATAAAG GGTGACAACGTGCTGGTCAACACCTACAGCGGCGTCTTGAAGATTTCAGACTTTGGCACCTCCAAGCGGCTGGCTGGAGTCAACCCTTGCACGGAGACCTTCACTG GCACTCTGCAGTACATGGCTCCAGAAATCATTGACAAGGGTCCTCGAGGCTACGGGGCCCCAGCAGACATTTGGTCCCTGGGGTGCACCATCATAGAAATGGCCACTGGGAAGCCTCCCTTCCATGAGCTGGGGGAGCCTCAAGCCGCCATGTTTAAG GTGGGGATGTTTAAGATCCACCCGGAGATCCCCGAGTCTTTGTCGCTGGAGGCCAAGTCGTTCATCTTGCGCTGCTTTGAGCCGGACCCTCACAAACGAGCCATCGCCGCTGACCTGCTGAGAGACACCTTTGTTAGGCACAACACCAAGGGCAAGAAGAGCAAGATCGCCTTCAAACCGTCAG ACTACATCCACGTTTCCCTGCCGGTGCAGTTGCAGTGCGAGGCTACCGGGAGCAGCAGCAGCGAACACGGCTCCATGAGCCCCGACTGTGACTCCAAACACGACGTCTTCTTCCAGAAAAAGAAAAGCTCCGGCTCGGAGAACCTGCTCAAACCGCCCAACTCCAACTACCTGAG CGTTCCAGACGAAGGCTCCGTGTCGGAGGACCGCAATGTTCCGCCCTCGCCCGAGGACAGAGACGGGGGCCTCTTCCTACTGAAGAAGGACAGCGAGAGGCGGGCCATTCTATTCAAGGTCCTCAACGAGGACCAGGAGAAGGTCATCTCCAACCTGAAGGAGAACTACATCCAG GGCAGCGAGGAGCTCCAGCTATCTGTGGAGCACATCAAGCAGATCATCTGCATCCTCCGAGACTTCATTCATTCCCCGGAGAGGCGCGTCATGGCGGCCACCATCTCCAAGCTCAAGCTGGACCTGGACTTTGACTCCACATCCATCAACCAGATCCAGCTGGTGCTCTTTGGCTTCCAGGACTCG GTGAACAAGGTGCTCAGGAACCATCACATCAAACCTCACTGGATGTTTGCCATGGATAACATCATCCGCAGAGCAGTGCAGGCCGCCATCACCATCCTCATTCCAG AGCTGCAGACGCACTTCGGCCCAGCGTCCGAGTGTGAGGGCGCAGAGAAGGAGGACGAGGTGGACGAAGAGGAGGCCGAATTCGGCCCCGTGCTGGCGCCGGCCCCCGACGAGCCCGCCGACCCCGTCTCCTCGGCCGTCGCCACGCTCCACTCCGCTCACTCCCACGAGCACCAGCGCTCCCACCACCAGCTGGGGGCTCAGCTGGGGCGCCTCAAGCAGGAGACCAACAG GCTGCTGGAGGAGCTGCTTCAGAAGGAGAAGGAGTACCAGCAGGTCCTGAAGGCCACCCTGCAGCAGCGAACGCACGACATGGACCTGGTCAGGGTCCGGCACAGACCGCCAG ATATTTcacctccatccatcttccacatTCCGGCAGACCATGAGCCTGATAAGCAGCTCACTGATTGGCTGAAGGAGCAGGGGGCGGACCCTGACACGATTGACAAG TTTGTGCTTGAAGAATATACGCTGATGGACATCCTCAGTGACGTCACCAAAGACGACCTGCGCTGCCTCCGCCTCAG GGGCGGGGTCCTGTGCCGAATCTGGCGGGCCATCCAGAGGCACCGGGAGCGAGAGAGGCTGAGGGGCGACGAGCGCTCGGACGACGACGTGTGA
- the ccl20b gene encoding C-C motif chemokine 20b codes for MEGRKVYILTALLVLMTFTGRTHSASCCLGYSVARLPCKKLLGYTIQSMGKSCDINAVIFHLRRKFLCADPSKDSTQRGMRCIDERRRKSTEATQRMFAANMTTTAA; via the exons ATGGAAGGCCGCAAGGTGTATATCCTGACAGCACTCCTCGTCCTCATGACCTTCACTGGCAGAACACACTCAG ccagctgctgtttgggGTACAGTGTCGCCAGGTTGCCGTGCAAAAAGCTGCTGGGCTACACCATCCAGAGCATGGGCAAGTCCTGCGACATCAACGCTGTCAT CTTCCACCTGCGCAGAAAGTTCTTGTGCGCCGACCCGTCCAAGGACTCGACCCAAAGAGGGATGAGGTGCATCGA TGAGCGCAGGAGGAAGAGCACAGAGGCCACCCAGCGGATGTTTGCAGCCAATATGACCACCACTGCAGCATAA